The Sandaracinobacteroides saxicola nucleotide sequence GTGCCGTCCAGACCATCGGCGGCAATGGATTCAATCGCCGCATCGGCAATGCGGGCACGGCGTTCATCCGGATCGACTCGTTTTGGCATAACCGTTATTATGTATAAATCGATGCGCCCGTCAACCCTCCTCGGTGCGACGGCGCTTGACCGCAGCCGCCTCCACCGTTCAAAGTCAGACTCAAATCACCGGGGGACTGCACAATGACCGATTTTCCGCACACCACGCTCGCCATCGTCTTCGTGCTGCTGGTCTATTTCTGGACCTCGATGCAGGTCGGCAAGGCACGCGCCCAACATGATGTGAAGGCCCCCGCCAGCAGCGGCCACCCCGAATTCGACAAGCGCTACCGCGTCCAGATGAATACGCTCGAAACCCTCGTGCTCCTCCTTCCCCTGCTGTTCCTCGCTGCCCCCGTCCTCGGCGACCTCATCACCGCCCTTCTCGCGCTCACCTACGGCGTCGGCCGCATCATCTACGCCCGCGCCTATTACCGCGACCCCGCCAGCCGCAGCGCCGGCTTCGGCATTTCGATGTTGCCTGTCGTCGTCGCCCTCGTCGCCGCGATCTGGAGCGGCATCAGCGGCA carries:
- a CDS encoding MAPEG family protein; the protein is MTDFPHTTLAIVFVLLVYFWTSMQVGKARAQHDVKAPASSGHPEFDKRYRVQMNTLETLVLLLPLLFLAAPVLGDLITALLALTYGVGRIIYARAYYRDPASRSAGFGISMLPVVVALVAAIWSGISGILAMMA